TTAAAGACAGAGACGGAAATTACATTAAAACTGGCGAGGATCAACACGGTGATCCTATCTACCAGAAAACCAAAAACGACCTGAAAGCCACGGATATCAGCTTTGCATGGCCGATTCCCTACACCCGGAACTGGTCTGCCATGGGTCGTTGGCAATACGATATGACCAACAAACGGAACCTTGAGGAGCTGTTTGGTGTCGAATATGCCAGTTGTTGTTATCAGGTGCGATTATTCTGGCGTTCCTATGTTAAATCGACTGATAATATCGACCATCCAACCGACCGGAGCGGCATCTACCTGCAGTTTGTACTGCGAGGTCTGGGTAGTTTGACCGGTTCATCGGGTAAAGAGTACTTGCAAGGTATTTCAGGTTATACAATTCGCGAGAAGTAATGATGAAGGGATTGAAGAATTTGATGCTATCGGCCTGCCGCGCCCTCGCGCTGGCAGCGGTTGTGGTATCAACGGGCAATATCGCCCACGCCAAACCCGTTCCCCTGGATCGCATCGTCGCTGTAGTCGATAAAGATGTGGTCATGGAGAGCGAACTCAACAACCGTGTTGAGGCAGTGCAACGCCAGCTGTCTGACCGTAATATCACCCTGCCCCCGGAAAGCGTCCTGAAGAAACAGGTGCTGGAACAGCTGATACTGGAAAACCTGCAGCTGCAAATGGGTCGTAACGGTGGTATTCGCATTGATGACTGGACGCTGAACGATGCGGTGACTCGCATTGCCGAGCGTAATGGTCTGACCATCGAAGAGTTCCGCAAAAGTCTGGAATCAGATGGCCTGTCCTACGCTGACGCCCGCGAAGAAATTCGTCGCGAAATGATTATCAACCGGGTTCGCCAGCGTCAGATTACCAGCCGCATCCAGATCAGCGAACAGGAAATCGACAACTTCCTGCGTTCTCCGGAAGGTCAGGCAAGCCAGCAGGTTGAGTACCGTCTTGGTCATATTCTGATCTCCACACCGGATAACCCTACCCCGTCACAGGTGCAGGCTGCCGAGAAGCAGGCAAATAATATCTCTGTTCAGCTGGAGCAGGGTGCCAACTTTGCAGAAATGGCCATCACTTACTCCAAGGGACAGAATGCCCTGAACGGAGGCGATCTGGGCTTCAGAACACCTGAACAGCTGCCGACCCTGTTTGCCGAGCAGGCCGTCAAAATGAACACAGGACAGGTGTCCCGACCTGTACGCAGTGCCGGTGGTTTCCACATATTCAAGCTGTTGGACACCCGGGGTAATGAAAAGGTGATGGAAGAACAGATTAACGTTCGCCACATCCTGATCAAGCCCAACGAAATCCGCAACGACCTTGAAGCACAGATGCTGGCTAAAGACCTGTATAACCGTATCGAAAGCGGTGAAAGCTTCAGCGAGCTGGCAAAAGCCTATTCTGACGATCCGGGTTCTGCCCTGAACGGCGGCAGTCTGGACTGGATTTCTCCGGAAACACTGGTGCCTGAATTCCAGAAAGCCATGAGCGACACACCTCAGGACATTGTCAGTGAACCATTCCGCAGTTCTTTTGGCTGGCACATCCTTGAGGTGAAAGGCAAGCGCAAGGCCGATATCAGCAACCAGGTACGTCGTAACGAAGTACGCGAACTGCTGGGTATGCGTAAATTTGAAGAAGAACTGGAAGTCTGGCTGCGCGAGATCCGCGACCAGTCTTTTGTAGAGGTTCGCCTGTAATACCAATTCCGCTTTCTAAATATGACCATGAGCAAGTCATTATGGGTCACGGGACAAGGCGGAACGACGAGTAATAGCGAGCTATTGCGAGGAGTTCCAACGCAGCTCCCGTGATTCAGAATGGCTGCGCAATTCATGTTTAGAAGGTGGAATTGTTATAAGCACGCCTTCCTCTTTTAGATAAAATAGCTCCGTCGTAGGTTGGGACGAGCGGAGCGATTCCCAACACATCATTATTTTACCATGTTGGGAATCGTTGCACTCGTCCCAACCTACAAGTCAAACTTATGCTCACCTCTTATAAGCGTTTAATCATCACCTCCGGCGAACCCGCTGGTATCGGACCTGACCTGTGTTTGATTCTGGCCAGTCAGTCTCTGCCCGTTCAGCTGGTGATTGCCGCTGATCCTGAGCTGCTCAGCCAACGTGCCAGACAACTCGATCTGAATGTAACACTGACCACTTTTAACCCGGAAGATCGCCAACCAGCAAAGGCGGGGGAGTTGCTTGTTGCTCCCTTTTCACTCAGTCAGCCCTGCCTAACCGGCCAGACAAACCCTGCAAATGGTCAGTATGTTCTGGACATACTCAGTTATGCTGTTCAGGGTTGTATGGATGGACTGTTTGACGGAATGGTCACCGGTCCGGTTCACAAAGAAGTGATCAACAATGCCGGTGTACCATTTACAGGCCACACCGAGTTTCTGGCAGAACAGACCCAAACCCATAAAGTCGTGATGATGCTGGCTACCGAAGGCCTGCGGGTCGCTCTTGCCACCACGCACCTGCCACTAAGCGAAGTCGCCGATGCCATTACTCCGGATTCACTGGAAGAAGTGATCCGCATTCTTAATGCTGATCTGGTCAACAAATTTGGCATTATCGAGCCCGAGGTTCTGGTGTGCGGACTGAACCCTCATGCCGGAGAAGGTGGTCATCTGGGAATGGAAGAGATCGAGGTCATTATTCCGGTTCTGGACAAGCTGCGCCGGGAAGGCATGAATTTGAAAGGCCCTCTGCCCGCCGACACCCTGTTTAATCCGAATTATCTGGCATCGGCAGATGCCGTGCTGGCTATGTACCACGATCAGGGGCTGCCGGTGCTGAAATACAAGGGATTTGGCAAAGCGGTGAATATTACGTTGGGGCTGCCAGTGGTGCGAACATCGGTTGATCACGGCACTGCTCTTGATCTTGCGGGCACTGGTCAAGCCAGCCCTGACAGTCTGTTGACTGCAATCGACTACGCCATGCAAATGATCAGTGAATAAAAAGCTGGCTTATTGCTTATCGGAAGGTAACCGCTTTTTGTGCTGATAGACCTGAATTTTCACAATTCTGCGATCTGCTGCAACGGTTGTATTTTTGGGGTCAGGATTGGAACCGTATGGAAAAACCATTATTTTCTGTTTCAGCCGCATGTTCTACCTCCCTGACTTTATATACCGTGTGAATAAAGTTTTGAGCTTGATCACACGGTTTAGTTCCTCACACAGGGCTCTTTTGAACAGCAAATAACCATCAGCAGTTTGCAAAGCAGTATTCTGCCGCTATCATAAGCCGCCATTTCCGAGAACGACTGCAAACAACACATTATGTCCGAATTTCCCCATCACAGAGCCCGTAAACGCTTTGGCCAGAACTTCCTACACGATCAGGGCATAATCCAGAGAATCGTTCGCTCTATCTACCCGCGTGAAGGCGATCGACTGGTCGAGATCGGTCCTGGTCAGGGCGCCATCACCGAATTCCTTCTGGATGGTGCCGGTCAGCTGGATGTAATCGAGCTGGATCGTGACCTTATTCCTATCCTGAAGCTTCGCTTTGGCCTGAACCCGAATTTCCGTATCCACGAAGGCGATGCTCTGAAATTCGACTTTGCCAGACTGAAAACCGACGACAAGCCTTTGCGACTGGTCGGCAACCTGCCTTACAACATCTCCACACCATTGATTTTTCACTTGTTGGAATATCAGGGACTGATCAGCGACATGCATTTCATGCTGCAGAAAGAGGTGGTTCTGCGTCTGGCGGCCCAGCCGGGGGAAAACAACTACGGTCGTCTGGGCATCATGGCGCAATACTTCTGCCGGGTTGATTACCTGTTCACGGTGGGTCCGGGCTGCTTTAATCCTCCGCCCAAAGTCGATTCAGCCATTGTTCGCCTGACACCGCACAAAGAGCTGCCACACCCCTGTAAGGACGTAAAAATGCTCAGTCGTGTGGTTCGCGAGGCATTCAGCATGCGTCGTAAAACCCTGCGCAATACGCTTAAACAACTGGTGTCCTCTGATGAACTGGAACAGTTGTCAATCGATCCGTCTATTCGCCCCGAGCGTGTGACTCTGGAAGAGTTTGTTCGTATCGCAGACTTCATTCACGACCGTAACACCTGATCACTGTCACGCTGCACTTGAACAAGTGCAACAAGCTGAGATAAAACTATAAGGGTTGTCTGGCATAAACACTTCTATACATGCCAGCGACCTTTGTGTGTGACTCAGGAGACTCTATGGCGGTTTATGCCATTGGCGATATTCAGGGCTGCTACGACCCGTTTCGCCGTTTGCTCGACAAAATCAAATTCAAACCCGGTAAAGACAAGCTCTGGATAGCAGGCGATATGGTCAACCGGGGCCCGGATTCGCTGGCAACCCTGCGCTTTATTAAATCCCTTGGCGATGACTGCATCTCAGTTCTTGGTAATCATGATCTGCACTTACTGGCAGTGGCATCAGGCATTCGTCCGGCAAAGAAAAAAGACACCCTGGGACCGATTCTTAATGCTCCTGACTGTGACGAACTGATCCACTGGCTGCGTTACCGTCCGGTACTCCATCACGATAAACGCCTTGACATCACCATGGTGCATGCCGGAATTCCTCCTATCTGGACCATTAAACAGGCGCGCCTCTATGCCGAAAAGCTTGAGCAGGCATTGCAGGCTAATGACTACCGGGAGCTATTAAGCTACCTGTTCACAAACGACAAACTGAACACCTGGGATAAAGCCCTGACCCGGCGCGCCCGACTCAAAATGATTACCGCCTACTTCACCCGCATGCGCTTCTGCGACGAGAATGGCAAACTGGATCTGGAAAACAAAACCGCTTATGCCAGAAAGGACTTCTATCCCTGGTTCCAGTTTCCGGACAGCCCGATTTACAAAGAAACCATCGTCTTTGGTCACTGGGCCGCATTAGAAGGAATCACTGGCCGTAAACGCATTCATGCCATTGATACCGGCTGTGTCTGGGGTGGTGAAATGACAGCTCTTAACCTGAAGAACTTCCAACGTACCAGTGTTCCTGCGGAATAAGTCTGTTTTTTACTATTGCCAAGGTACATCTGTCCGATACATACGCTTATGATCTTCGAAAAACAGCCAGAGAGCGTTCAGCCTTAGTGTATGAGAGGCTCTCAGTGTTGGAAAATAACAAGACTGTACGGACGCATCTATGGCCAAAAAAGCAGCCAAATCTTCCACTTTTATCTGGGAAGGCAAGGATAAAAGTGGACGCAAGATCAAAGGGGAGACCGATGGTTCCAGCATAGCTCTAGTCAAGGCCGAGCTTCGTAAACAGGGTATATCCGTTACCAAGATTAAAAAGAAAGGCATGTCGTTCGGAGGCAAGGGCGGCAAAATCAAACCTCTTGATATCGCACTGTTTACCCGACAGCTCGCCACCATGATGAAAGCAGGTGTGCCGTTGCTTAATGCCTTCGACATCACCACAGACGGTATCGAAAAGCCCGCCATGAAAGAGCTACTGGTGAAAGTGAAAAACGAAGTGGCTGGCGGTACTACTCTTGCGGAAGCATTGCGGGCGCACCCCCTGTATTTTGATGATCTCTACTGCAACCTTGTAGCATCGGGTGAACAGTCTGGTGCTCTGGAAACCTTGCTGGACAGAATTGCAACCTATAAAGAAAAGTCTGAAGCACTGAAAGCCAAGATTAAAAAAGCAATGAATTACCCCATTGCCGTTGTCTGTGTTGCTTTTGTCGTTACCGGTATTCTGCTGGTTAAGGTAGTTCCTCAATTTGAAGAAGTATTTCAGGGCTTCGGAGCTGAATTACCGGCCTTCACTCAGGTCGTTATCCAGATTTCCAACTTTGTTCAACAATGGTGGCTGGCTGCTATTCTCGGGTTGATTGCCTTTGGTTTCATGATCAAAAAACTCATGCAAAATTCAAAAGCCGCAAGAGACAGAAAAGACCGGCTGGCATTGAAACTGCCCGTTATTGGGCCCATACTCGAAAAGTCTGCCGTCGCACGTTTTGCCAGAACCCTTTCAACGACATTTGCCGCCGGTGTGCCTCTGGTCGATGCTCTCGATTCAGTAGCCGGTGCTGCAGGTAATGTGATTTTCACCGATGCCACCAACAGAATCAAGGAAGATGTATCCACCGGACAACAGCTGCAGTTTGCCATGAAAAGCTCAGGTATTTTCCCGGCCATGGCGATACAGATGGTCTCAATCGGTGAAGAGTCAGGCTCACTGGACGAAATGCTGGATAAAGTAGCGACCTTCTACGAGGATGAAGTGGACAATGCCGTTGATGGTCTGACCAGCCTGATGGAACCATTAATCATGTCAGTACTTGGTGTGCTGGTAGGTGGCCTGATCGTTGCCATGTACCTTCCGATATTTCAGATGGGTTCTGTCGTTTAAAACATTGTTGTTGTTATTGTTGTCAATGTGGATTCAACTCATCAACAGCCTCCAGTGCAATCCGGGAACTGTGTCATAAGAATGAGAATTGCTTTTGGCTCTTTATGGATTCCGGAAGGTTGGTAGAAAAATATCAAAAAGCTCGCTAGGAGGCTGACCTACAGAGCATTTTTTTCAGAAAAAATTCAGTCTTCGGTAGTAACCCCCTGAAACACATAAAGAGCCTTCGGAAAAACCGTGTTCAGCCCACCACCCTGAAACACATATAGAGCCAACATGAATTGCGCAGCCAATCCAAAACGCTGGTTCTGCGTCAGAAATCCTCGCAATAGCCAGCTATTACTCGTCGTTCTTCCTTGCCCGGCGATTTGGATTGGCTTGCTCATGGTCATATTTAGAAAACGGAATTGGCATAACGTGAAGAGCTTCGAAGAGCCGTCAAATAATTTGCGATCCAGTGATGTCTGGGTCGCAAGTTTCAAACCTGACAGGCATGCCTTATTGTACTACTCCAGCAGTTTATCATAAAGATCTCCGGATAATAGAAATCGCTCATATTTTTCATGTTTTGAGTTTTCAACATATTCGTTTAATTCCTTCAATGCAGTGTATTCAGCCACACTCCATTTAAATTTCTTCTGATTCTGTCTAAGAAATTTTTGCTCCTCATTTTGCATCATAGCTATTCCAGCTCGCTCTTGGTCCATCTTGCCTAAAACCTCATTGACAGTAACATGAAACTCATTAATTTTACTTTGAGTATTAACTATTGATTCATGAACCCCCTTCAAAGTATTTAATATTTCAATTGCCTCATTTATTTGATCTAATGAAAAATTCTTGGTTACTTCTTGATGAAGCGATAGAAATCCTTCATTTTCTAGCACCGGGATTGCCATCAGCTCCTTACTCGTACTAACTGCTTCTGATATCAATACAGACCAATCTAACATTTTCTCCTCCATACCTTTATACAGAGCATTGGCATTTTTAATGTATTTTGTTTTTTCATCTATATTTGGAAACTTGATATTGCTAATTCTTATCGCCACCATTGGATTAACATTATCTTTTGATCCCCTTATTTCTACTGAATTTAGCAACAGATTACGAACCTGTTGAAGATCTAAATCCATGATCACTTTCTGAAATGGCAATAATTTTTTGACAAGCATGAATTCATCTTTGGATAATTTTAAAAAACGATTCACAAGGAACAATGTTTTTTCTATCAGTGCACTTACTTTTTGCTCTGGGGTTACTGAAGCTGCCAAGGCTTGTCCGATAATAAATTTTGATTGCTCAAAATTTTGATCTTTCATAGATTTTGCAAAGTTAAACATGTGCTCCTCCCAAGGTGTTTGATGGTTTTGCAGACTGGTTAAAGGTTGAGTGTCTTCATTATCTGATGATGTATCGCTACCTGCTTCCAAACATCCATTATCCGGATAGGTTAACGCTGTTTTTTTCTTGTATTTTTCAGATTCAGGCTGCCGCTGCTCACTCAAAAGTGTTTGATAATGAAGTTCATTAAAGTCGTTCTGATCGTGAACATGTACGTCTTTAATAAGTTCATAATTTTCTTTCACTAACTTGGCCTGTTTTTCCATATACGCTTGTTCTTCTGTAGATAAATAAAAGCCACTATTGAAGAAAAAATTTAGTATTACCGTTTGTTCAAAGAACATTGTATCTTTTGTAGAGCTTACCTTTTTTGTGTAAATGTTATCAACAAAGCTTTGAAGGCTTTTAAATAACCTTACCTTAAAATCCGGGTATTGTGAAAATAAAGATTTTAGTTCTTCAGAAAACGGGCTGGTAGGCGTTGCCGGAAGAAAATAAAAAATATCATGATAAAAACCATTAATAGTTGTTGTTGAACTCAATAAGTCAGGAAGGGTTTTCAAAAAAACACTTATCGCTTCCTGATGACTTTCTCCTGAAGAAAACTTGTTTATCAATGGCAATGCAAGCCATTTAAAAAATTGCAATAATGCACCCGTCATTTTTATCCTTATGATTATCCTATCTGTTCTTCCATTATACTTTTCTTTCAATAAATCCCACATGGCTTTTTCTGATTCTGGCTTCAATTCTGGTTTCTGATTGTCATAGGAATATGGCTCCCACCTAGCCCTGCCTTGTTCCAGCATTTCTAAGGCATTCATTAATAATGGTGCTAGTTTTATCATATCATGCATTTTTTCAAGCAACTCTTTTTTCTTCTCATTGTCTTCAACATAGTTGAGACTAATACAAATCATTCTTCCATAGCCACTAACGATATCGATAAGCTCTGCCACCGAAATGACAGATGGCAACTCCTGAATGGGTTTTTCGGTATTTGTAGAGTGTTTTTTCAGAATTTCACTGTAAAATTCCAGTAATTTATGCAATGAGTCTAAGACAGCAATGATTCTCACCTCTCTATTTCCATGAGCTTCAGATGTTCTAGCTGATGCTTCTTTTTTACTTGTTTCTGGTAGATCATGAGCTGCGGTTATAAATCTGCCAATATTTTTTGGTTTTGTTACAGGAACTTTTCTTGCAGGAACTTTTCTTGCAGCACCAGATTTCTTAACAAATTTTGAACATTCGAAAAAATCAGCAGCTAATATCTTTTTAATAAGCTGTCGAACATTGTCAATGGATTTAGGAAAATTTGATTCAGTCATCATGCTCATCTTTTTAAATATTCCAAGCGCTCTAACACGCGAATCAATAGTTTCTTGTTGTTTTTTGTATTCTTCCAAGCTAAGCTGATCCAATTTTTTTTTGGTTACCGACTTATCAACTGAATGTTGTTTGCCTGGAGTGTTGCGTTTAACTTTACTATTTTGATCTAAACATACTCTGCAGATAACCTTTCCCGACGTAGTGCT
Above is a window of Endozoicomonas montiporae CL-33 DNA encoding:
- the rsmA gene encoding 16S rRNA (adenine(1518)-N(6)/adenine(1519)-N(6))-dimethyltransferase RsmA: MSEFPHHRARKRFGQNFLHDQGIIQRIVRSIYPREGDRLVEIGPGQGAITEFLLDGAGQLDVIELDRDLIPILKLRFGLNPNFRIHEGDALKFDFARLKTDDKPLRLVGNLPYNISTPLIFHLLEYQGLISDMHFMLQKEVVLRLAAQPGENNYGRLGIMAQYFCRVDYLFTVGPGCFNPPPKVDSAIVRLTPHKELPHPCKDVKMLSRVVREAFSMRRKTLRNTLKQLVSSDELEQLSIDPSIRPERVTLEEFVRIADFIHDRNT
- a CDS encoding symmetrical bis(5'-nucleosyl)-tetraphosphatase; this translates as MPATFVCDSGDSMAVYAIGDIQGCYDPFRRLLDKIKFKPGKDKLWIAGDMVNRGPDSLATLRFIKSLGDDCISVLGNHDLHLLAVASGIRPAKKKDTLGPILNAPDCDELIHWLRYRPVLHHDKRLDITMVHAGIPPIWTIKQARLYAEKLEQALQANDYRELLSYLFTNDKLNTWDKALTRRARLKMITAYFTRMRFCDENGKLDLENKTAYARKDFYPWFQFPDSPIYKETIVFGHWAALEGITGRKRIHAIDTGCVWGGEMTALNLKNFQRTSVPAE
- a CDS encoding type II secretion system F family protein; translation: MAKKAAKSSTFIWEGKDKSGRKIKGETDGSSIALVKAELRKQGISVTKIKKKGMSFGGKGGKIKPLDIALFTRQLATMMKAGVPLLNAFDITTDGIEKPAMKELLVKVKNEVAGGTTLAEALRAHPLYFDDLYCNLVASGEQSGALETLLDRIATYKEKSEALKAKIKKAMNYPIAVVCVAFVVTGILLVKVVPQFEEVFQGFGAELPAFTQVVIQISNFVQQWWLAAILGLIAFGFMIKKLMQNSKAARDRKDRLALKLPVIGPILEKSAVARFARTLSTTFAAGVPLVDALDSVAGAAGNVIFTDATNRIKEDVSTGQQLQFAMKSSGIFPAMAIQMVSIGEESGSLDEMLDKVATFYEDEVDNAVDGLTSLMEPLIMSVLGVLVGGLIVAMYLPIFQMGSVV
- the pdxA gene encoding 4-hydroxythreonine-4-phosphate dehydrogenase PdxA: MLTSYKRLIITSGEPAGIGPDLCLILASQSLPVQLVIAADPELLSQRARQLDLNVTLTTFNPEDRQPAKAGELLVAPFSLSQPCLTGQTNPANGQYVLDILSYAVQGCMDGLFDGMVTGPVHKEVINNAGVPFTGHTEFLAEQTQTHKVVMMLATEGLRVALATTHLPLSEVADAITPDSLEEVIRILNADLVNKFGIIEPEVLVCGLNPHAGEGGHLGMEEIEVIIPVLDKLRREGMNLKGPLPADTLFNPNYLASADAVLAMYHDQGLPVLKYKGFGKAVNITLGLPVVRTSVDHGTALDLAGTGQASPDSLLTAIDYAMQMISE
- a CDS encoding peptidylprolyl isomerase — translated: MLSACRALALAAVVVSTGNIAHAKPVPLDRIVAVVDKDVVMESELNNRVEAVQRQLSDRNITLPPESVLKKQVLEQLILENLQLQMGRNGGIRIDDWTLNDAVTRIAERNGLTIEEFRKSLESDGLSYADAREEIRREMIINRVRQRQITSRIQISEQEIDNFLRSPEGQASQQVEYRLGHILISTPDNPTPSQVQAAEKQANNISVQLEQGANFAEMAITYSKGQNALNGGDLGFRTPEQLPTLFAEQAVKMNTGQVSRPVRSAGGFHIFKLLDTRGNEKVMEEQINVRHILIKPNEIRNDLEAQMLAKDLYNRIESGESFSELAKAYSDDPGSALNGGSLDWISPETLVPEFQKAMSDTPQDIVSEPFRSSFGWHILEVKGKRKADISNQVRRNEVRELLGMRKFEEELEVWLREIRDQSFVEVRL